The following proteins are encoded in a genomic region of Dasypus novemcinctus isolate mDasNov1 chromosome 21, mDasNov1.1.hap2, whole genome shotgun sequence:
- the LOC111765854 gene encoding CMRF35-like molecule 6 isoform X1 — MAPWEGAAGLPAALFLLHVPGCLALWGPSNVTGTEGGSLSVQCHYEEEFKALNKYWCRRPLFLLCDKTVETKESESEVKSGHVSIRDHPANLTFTVTVENLTKDDGGQYWCGVNMPLLSGQKGFQPDPVVEILVIVNPAPNGPRSTEEEPPTTNPYPRSLLSSVHFLLLVFLEVPLLLGMLSAVLWVNRPQRGS; from the exons ATGGCCCCGTGGGAGGGGGCCGCAGGGTTGCCCGCAGCTCTGTTCCTTCTCCATGTCCCAG GCTGCCTGGCTCTGTGGGGCCCCAGCAATGTGACAGGCACTGAGGGGGGATCTCTGAGCGTGCAGTGTCACTACGAGGAGGAGTTCAAGGCGCTCAACAAATACTGGTGCAGAAGACCTTTATTTCTACTCTGTGACAAGACTGTGGAGACCAAAGAGTCGGAGAGCGAGGTGAAGAGTGGACACGTGTCCATCAGAGACCATCCTGCAAATCTGACCTTCACCGTGACCGTGGAGAACCTCACCAAGGATGACGGAGGCCAATACTGGTGTGGGGTCAACATGCCATTGCTCAGTGGACAGAAAGGGTTCCAGCCTGATCCTGTTGTTGAGATTTTGGTGATTGTGAACCCAG CACCCAATGGACCCAGATCAACTGAAGAGGAGCCCCCCACTACTAACCCATATCCACG GTCTTTGCTCAGCAGTGTCCACTTCCTGCTCCTGGTCTTCCTGGAGGTGCCCCTGCTCTTGGGCATGCTCAGTGCTGTGCTCTGGGTGAACCGGCCTCAGAGAGGCTCTTGA
- the LOC111765854 gene encoding protein CD300H-like isoform X2 — MAPWEGAAGLPAALFLLHVPGCLALWGPSNVTGTEGGSLSVQCHYEEEFKALNKYWCRRPLFLLCDKTVETKESESEVKSGHVSIRDHPANLTFTVTVENLTKDDGGQYWCGVNMPLLSGQKGFQPDPVVEILVIVNPGPSLLTLLPGLHSAREDAPVAYQGQESGCDHSGALDSTPLVWGSADLLVLT; from the exons ATGGCCCCGTGGGAGGGGGCCGCAGGGTTGCCCGCAGCTCTGTTCCTTCTCCATGTCCCAG GCTGCCTGGCTCTGTGGGGCCCCAGCAATGTGACAGGCACTGAGGGGGGATCTCTGAGCGTGCAGTGTCACTACGAGGAGGAGTTCAAGGCGCTCAACAAATACTGGTGCAGAAGACCTTTATTTCTACTCTGTGACAAGACTGTGGAGACCAAAGAGTCGGAGAGCGAGGTGAAGAGTGGACACGTGTCCATCAGAGACCATCCTGCAAATCTGACCTTCACCGTGACCGTGGAGAACCTCACCAAGGATGACGGAGGCCAATACTGGTGTGGGGTCAACATGCCATTGCTCAGTGGACAGAAAGGGTTCCAGCCTGATCCTGTTGTTGAGATTTTGGTGATTGTGAACCCAG GTCCATCTCTGCTGACCTTGCTTCCTGGTCTTCACTCTGCCAGGGAGGATGCTCCTGTTGCCTACCAGGGCCAAGAGTCTGGCTGCGACCACTCAGGGGCCTTGGACTCTACTCCGTTGGTGTGGGGATCTGCTGACCTCCTTGTGTTAACTTGA
- the LOC111765854 gene encoding protein CD300H-like isoform X3 produces MAPWEGAAGLPAALFLLHVPGCLALWGPSNVTGTEGGSLSVQCHYEEEFKALNKYWCRRPLFLLCDKTVETKESESEVKSGHVSIRDHPANLTFTVTVENLTKDDGGQYWCGVNMPLLSGQKGFQPDPVVEILVIVNPAPNGPRSTEEEPPTTNPYPRRVLTE; encoded by the exons ATGGCCCCGTGGGAGGGGGCCGCAGGGTTGCCCGCAGCTCTGTTCCTTCTCCATGTCCCAG GCTGCCTGGCTCTGTGGGGCCCCAGCAATGTGACAGGCACTGAGGGGGGATCTCTGAGCGTGCAGTGTCACTACGAGGAGGAGTTCAAGGCGCTCAACAAATACTGGTGCAGAAGACCTTTATTTCTACTCTGTGACAAGACTGTGGAGACCAAAGAGTCGGAGAGCGAGGTGAAGAGTGGACACGTGTCCATCAGAGACCATCCTGCAAATCTGACCTTCACCGTGACCGTGGAGAACCTCACCAAGGATGACGGAGGCCAATACTGGTGTGGGGTCAACATGCCATTGCTCAGTGGACAGAAAGGGTTCCAGCCTGATCCTGTTGTTGAGATTTTGGTGATTGTGAACCCAG CACCCAATGGACCCAGATCAACTGAAGAGGAGCCCCCCACTACTAACCCATATCCACG GAGAGTGCTCACTGAATAG